The region ACGACCAGGGCGGTAAGCAGATGGATGTTTCCCAGGATGTGACCGGAACCCTCCGGGCAGAGGAGCATGGGCATCAGCCGTGTGTTCTGGAAGCTGCCGGTTTCTGTACCGAGCATTCGGCAGATGCCAGAAGCATCGGATACGAGGAGGAACGCTCACCGACCCTCCGGGCTGGTGTTGTGCCTGCCGCCATCGCACTGGAAAATCATCCTGCTGACAGCCGGGTGAAGATTTCCGAGGACGGTAAGGTGCAGACACTGACAAGCCGGTGTGGTACGGGCGGCGGTAATGTCCCGATGGTCATGGACGCTGTTGAAAATTCAGTGGAAAGTCCGGTGAAAGAAGTTGAAAACTCCCCGGCAGTCACACTGAAGATCCGCTCCGGTTGCGAGGGTGGCGGCAAGGGAGCCATCTGGCAGGAAGAAAAGTCAGCCACCCTCGGCTGCAACAACGACCAGACACTGTTCGTTCCGAAATGCTATGGTGTCTGCTCCAAAGCCAGCCACTCCATGATGTCCGATAATCCGCACAGCGGTTTTTATGAGGCCGAAACTTCCCGGACACTGGACCGCAGCGGTGGTGACCCGACCTGCAATCAGGGAGGACTGTGTATCTGCGAACCTGTAGTTTGTGTGGATCAGGGTGGCGGTAAGTCGAACTGTACGGTGGACGAGCAGGTGGCACCGACACTGTCGTGTACACACGGCGGTGCGCCAGCTGTCGCCTTTACCCAGAACCAGAGGGATGAAGTCCGGGATCTGGGAGAGAAGTCAGCGGCACTGGCAGCAGAGCCGGGGATGAAGCAGCAGACCTTTGTGGCACAGCCGGAAGATGTGACTGCGTTCCATGTGAACCAGCGCAATGAGCTGATCGACCTGCATGGCAAGTCCGGAGCTTTGATGGCGACCCGGAGTGATCAGATGCAGACCTTCGTTCTGCAGGGCAACATGATCGGCCGCAAGGATGAGAACGGTCCGCAGGGGGATGGCGTCAATGAGGATGTCTGCTTTACACTGGATGCCACTGACCGCCATGCAGTCTGCGCACCGGAGGATGTGTATGCCATGACCACCGGCTCTTATATGCAGGTGGCAAAAGAAGTCGCACCGACCTTGATGGCACGGGATTACAAAGACCCGACCACCATCGCACCGGTGCCGCATCTGAACGAGGGTGTCATGGGAACGGTAGCAGCCGGGGCGCATCCCAGCGGCTTCAACGGGCAGGATGCTTTCAATGACCGTCTGGTCATCGACAATCCGGAAGCACAGCCGACACCTGTGACCTATACCGTCCGCCGTCTGACACCGACCGAGTGTGCCAGACTGCAGGGCTTCCCGGACTGGTGGTGCAGGGATCTTGGAACGGAAAACCCGACCGAAGAAGAGCTGGCGTTCTGGGCGGATGTGTTTGAAACGCACCGCAAGATCGTGACCCATGCCAAGAAGCCGAAAACGGAGAAGCAGATCCGGAAATGGCTGGCTGACCCTTACACGGATTCGGCAGAGTACCGTATCTGGGGTAATGGCATATGCTTAGCCAACGCATTCTTTGTTCTGGCCGGCATCGCATGGTGCGCAGGTCTGGAAGAATAAACTGGCCCGCTATATTACTAGTATAACTCGATTTAAATAAGCTTACAATTTAAGCATTGGTAGTAATCTGATTTCTTGGCTTACGTGTCCGTGCTTTGGGCGCACGTTTCCCTTGGTTTTCAGGATAATAATGTAAACTTATTAAAATCGAGTTATACTAGGTAGAAAGCGACCTGGTGATATGGTGGGCTTACATATTGGTCCTATTTACACAACAGGTTTCGCAGTCCCTTGTGTAAATGGTCGAACATGAAGAATATCGGGAAATGGCCTTGCTATTCATCCGGTTTAGAGTGATATATGTGCTACCGAAAAGAACATCGGGACGCAAAAAATGAACGAGAAGGAGCGATGAATCATGTTGAAATTTAAACTGAACGTAGCCGAGCGCAAGACCCTCGCAAAACGCATGGAGGAACTGACCGGCATTCACCCTTACTATACCAAAGCACCTCTGTACTCCTACGACATTGGGAGCTACACAATCGACCGGAATGGCAACCTTCTGGTCGAGCCTGAGAATGCAGATGCCGAACTGTTGACGACCCTGCTGAATGAGGGACTGATCCGCGGCGGCGAGAGCATTGAGAGCATGGATGACCAGTTGGAGGACACAGAGCCGACCGACCATTTGGAAGAGGAGCCTGTGACTGAGGATACCGAAGCAGAGCCGGAAGCTCCGGACGAGCAGGAATCCGAAGATGCAGATACCGCAGAGGAAAACGAGCTTGCGGAAGCCGAATCCGAGGAAGCATCGGAGCCGGATAATGCGGCAGAGGATGAGCCGGATGCAGAGGGGCCGGAAAGCGAGGAGCAATCAGAAGCAGAAGACCAGCCGGGAGAAGTGCCGCTGGACTTGGAACTTGCATTCCCGGTCAGCCAGCACAATGGTGTGACTCTCCGCAACCTGGTCAACCTTCTTTACAGCCGCGGCAAGCTCATCGGCAAGGCGACTGGCGGACACTTCCATGTGGAAGAGGGGCTGGTCGAGAAGCTGAAGGACGATAGCTGCACCTTTGCCATCATGAACTTCATCAACGCGGTCAGCGACTATGAGACTGAACATGGTGCTGCACTGGAAGGCTTGAAGATCACCACCGAGAAGGTTA is a window of Enterocloster clostridioformis DNA encoding:
- a CDS encoding DNA cytosine methyltransferase — translated: MSTEQNKTLTLGSLFDGSGGFPLGGLLTGQITPVWSSEIEPFAIRVTTKRLPQVKHYGDVSAISGADLPPVDIITFGSPCQDMSIAGKRDGLDGSRSSLFYEAIRIVKEMRCKTNGEKPRFIVWENVPGAFSSNKGQDFKAVLEAVIGVKEPAASVPAPEKKGWPDADYYVGDGWSVAYRVLDAQWWGVPQRRKRIYLVADFADQSAPKVLFESEGVSRYSAEGFRAWQRAAAGAESGTGEAGFSGAGGRICLNDQGGKQMDVSQDVTGTLRAEEHGHQPCVLEAAGFCTEHSADARSIGYEEERSPTLRAGVVPAAIALENHPADSRVKISEDGKVQTLTSRCGTGGGNVPMVMDAVENSVESPVKEVENSPAVTLKIRSGCEGGGKGAIWQEEKSATLGCNNDQTLFVPKCYGVCSKASHSMMSDNPHSGFYEAETSRTLDRSGGDPTCNQGGLCICEPVVCVDQGGGKSNCTVDEQVAPTLSCTHGGAPAVAFTQNQRDEVRDLGEKSAALAAEPGMKQQTFVAQPEDVTAFHVNQRNELIDLHGKSGALMATRSDQMQTFVLQGNMIGRKDENGPQGDGVNEDVCFTLDATDRHAVCAPEDVYAMTTGSYMQVAKEVAPTLMARDYKDPTTIAPVPHLNEGVMGTVAAGAHPSGFNGQDAFNDRLVIDNPEAQPTPVTYTVRRLTPTECARLQGFPDWWCRDLGTENPTEEELAFWADVFETHRKIVTHAKKPKTEKQIRKWLADPYTDSAEYRIWGNGICLANAFFVLAGIAWCAGLEE